One Terriglobales bacterium DNA segment encodes these proteins:
- a CDS encoding RNA polymerase sigma factor, with product MATQIQQAKLPGLVAYMPEAARARVETYKLAYDEHRHRVYALAFWMTDNETTAEELMTNTFIRAFATSPNPLGEAVDRALLSELRELMPVGTLSLDCSPATKVEGVRRNTKRVHLERAVVQLPPTERLIFLLHDVESYDHARIARTLGISDLESRQGLHQARLRLREILSTFKD from the coding sequence ATGGCGACCCAGATCCAGCAAGCAAAACTCCCCGGCTTGGTGGCATATATGCCGGAAGCGGCACGGGCGCGAGTCGAGACCTATAAGCTGGCCTACGACGAGCACCGCCACCGGGTCTATGCTCTGGCGTTCTGGATGACCGACAACGAGACTACGGCCGAAGAGCTCATGACCAATACCTTCATTCGCGCGTTCGCGACCAGCCCAAATCCGCTCGGAGAAGCGGTGGACCGCGCCCTGCTCAGCGAGCTCCGCGAGCTGATGCCGGTCGGTACCCTGAGCCTCGATTGCTCCCCCGCGACCAAGGTGGAAGGCGTGCGCCGCAATACCAAGCGCGTGCACCTGGAGCGGGCGGTAGTGCAGCTACCGCCCACCGAGCGATTGATCTTCCTGCTGCACGACGTCGAGAGCTACGACCACGCCCGCATCGCCCGCACCCTGGGCATCAGCGACCTGGAATCGCGCCAGGGCCTGCACCAGGCGCGCCTCCGCCTGCGCGAGATTCTGTCCACATTCA